From a region of the Streptacidiphilus albus JL83 genome:
- a CDS encoding YbhB/YbcL family Raf kinase inhibitor-like protein, with product MALLGTLLRNKRAGEARLAWNRPALAGLGTLDLSSPEFEHERRLALSHAGRRVGGEDRSPALGWRAVPAETAQLLLVVEDADSPTKFPIVHCLALLEPGLGALPADALRADAPAPGVRVLRSEVGRGYRGPGPIKGHGPHRYVFQLFALATPVAPAAGGGDLESARPRAVLDAIAGPVLARGRLDGFYTR from the coding sequence GTGGCACTGCTGGGAACGCTGCTGAGGAACAAGCGCGCGGGCGAGGCTCGACTGGCCTGGAACCGCCCGGCCCTGGCCGGACTCGGGACGCTCGATCTGAGCAGCCCCGAGTTCGAGCACGAGCGCCGGCTGGCACTGTCCCACGCCGGTCGCCGCGTCGGCGGGGAGGACCGCTCGCCCGCTCTGGGTTGGCGCGCGGTGCCGGCGGAGACCGCCCAGCTGCTGCTGGTCGTCGAGGATGCGGACTCGCCCACCAAGTTCCCGATCGTTCACTGCCTCGCGCTGCTCGAACCCGGTCTCGGCGCGCTGCCCGCCGACGCCCTGCGTGCCGACGCGCCGGCCCCGGGGGTCCGGGTGCTCCGTTCGGAGGTGGGGCGCGGCTACCGGGGCCCGGGGCCGATCAAGGGCCACGGTCCGCACCGCTACGTCTTCCAGCTGTTCGCCCTGGCGACCCCGGTCGCACCGGCCGCCGGTGGCGGGGACCTGGAGTCGGCCAGGCCCCGGGCGGTGCTGGACGCGATCGCCGGCCCCGTCCTCGCCCGGGGCCGACTGGACGGCTTCTACACCCGCTGA
- a CDS encoding aminotransferase-like domain-containing protein, with amino-acid sequence MINFGRGVPSADLIDVAGLAQAAGAASTANADASFGYGSPAGYQPLREWIAARHGVDAGSVLVTPGAMQAVALAVDLLVGGEDDTAGEVLVDRPTYDMVLRALAARPVTVRQLALGREWVEPVAAPGAAAVRRCVYAVPTFRNPDGATMALPERELLLERAALEGSAVIEDDPYQELRFDGPALPPLWRLGGLEQVVHVSSFSKTVCPGLRVGYVIADETRIEGLIAAANRTYITPSMFAQAVVHRYLLDGGLDAPLQRMRTELAARAELLCELLSEQLPQARFERPQGGYFVWLRLPSTLTASTLAAAAQRHGVVVAPGSGFLVDGGGEHCVRLCFAAEPPNRIAEGVRRLAAAAREADTREADTRESGAPGGSQQAAGRPQLGEEAVLADPA; translated from the coding sequence ATGATTAACTTCGGGCGGGGTGTCCCCTCCGCCGATCTCATCGATGTCGCCGGACTGGCGCAGGCCGCGGGCGCTGCGTCGACCGCCAACGCGGACGCCTCCTTCGGTTACGGCTCCCCGGCCGGCTACCAGCCGCTGCGCGAGTGGATCGCGGCGCGGCACGGTGTGGACGCCGGTTCGGTGCTGGTCACCCCGGGCGCGATGCAGGCCGTCGCGCTGGCGGTGGACCTGCTGGTGGGCGGGGAGGACGACACGGCCGGCGAGGTGCTGGTGGACCGGCCGACCTACGACATGGTGCTGAGGGCCCTGGCGGCCCGCCCGGTGACGGTCCGACAACTGGCGCTCGGACGCGAGTGGGTGGAGCCGGTGGCGGCACCGGGGGCGGCGGCGGTCCGGCGCTGCGTCTACGCGGTGCCCACCTTCCGGAACCCGGACGGGGCCACCATGGCGCTGCCCGAGCGGGAGCTGCTGCTGGAGCGGGCCGCGCTGGAGGGCAGCGCCGTCATCGAGGACGACCCCTACCAGGAGCTGCGGTTCGACGGTCCGGCGCTGCCGCCGCTGTGGCGGCTCGGCGGCCTGGAGCAGGTGGTGCACGTCTCCTCGTTCTCCAAGACCGTCTGCCCCGGGCTGCGGGTCGGCTACGTGATCGCGGACGAGACCCGGATCGAGGGACTGATCGCGGCGGCCAACCGCACCTACATCACCCCGAGCATGTTCGCCCAGGCCGTCGTCCACCGCTATCTGCTGGACGGCGGGCTGGACGCGCCGCTCCAGCGGATGCGGACGGAGCTGGCGGCTCGGGCGGAGCTGCTCTGCGAGCTGCTGTCGGAGCAGCTGCCGCAGGCTCGGTTCGAGCGCCCGCAGGGCGGCTACTTCGTCTGGCTGCGGCTGCCGTCCACGCTCACCGCGAGCACGCTGGCCGCGGCGGCCCAGCGGCACGGGGTGGTGGTGGCGCCGGGCTCCGGCTTCCTGGTCGACGGCGGCGGCGAGCACTGCGTACGTTTGTGCTTCGCGGCGGAGCCGCCGAACCGGATCGCCGAGGGCGTCCGCCGACTCGCGGCCGCGGCCCGGGAGGCCGACACCCGGGAGGCCGACACCCGGGAGAGCGGCGCGCCCGGTGGGTCACAGCAGGCAGCGGGCCGTCCACAGCTCGGGGAAGAAGCGGTGCTCGCTGACCCGGCGTAG
- a CDS encoding DUF6879 family protein, with protein sequence MAQFIDANAITEFFRTGFQHSAWRLEARREYQVDYESDRYKTFLRGEDPGIAGRERWLGTIRAITERGLRVERVRLVDEPPTDYQRFLLWGTGHTVEAGEDIRYLTRARSEEVGLPARDFWLFDSRVLGRFRYEGDHSLGMELTEDPSEVLVGCQIRDAAWHYAIRYEEFKARVPSRV encoded by the coding sequence GTGGCCCAGTTCATCGACGCCAACGCCATCACCGAGTTCTTTCGCACCGGATTCCAGCACAGCGCCTGGAGGCTGGAGGCTCGTCGGGAGTACCAGGTTGACTACGAGAGCGACCGGTACAAGACGTTCCTGCGCGGCGAGGACCCGGGGATCGCGGGACGCGAGAGGTGGCTCGGCACGATTCGCGCGATCACGGAGCGCGGCCTGCGAGTCGAGCGTGTTCGCCTCGTCGACGAACCACCGACCGACTACCAGCGGTTTCTCCTCTGGGGGACCGGGCACACGGTCGAGGCCGGCGAGGACATCAGGTACCTGACGCGCGCTCGGTCCGAAGAGGTGGGACTGCCTGCCCGCGACTTCTGGTTGTTCGACTCGCGTGTGCTTGGTCGGTTTCGCTATGAGGGTGATCACTCGCTCGGCATGGAGCTGACCGAGGATCCCTCGGAGGTGCTGGTGGGATGTCAGATCCGTGACGCCGCGTGGCACTACGCGATCCGCTACGAGGAGTTCAAAGCGCGGGTACCTTCCCGAGTGTGA
- a CDS encoding Mut7-C RNAse domain-containing protein, giving the protein MDRPEISLSLAPELHVFVPAKRRSGFGPVRTDGVSTLGHVVESIGVPLTEVGRLVVDGREVQTGHIPAAGEAVTVHGVVRPQPLPGPARFLLDIHLGTLVRRLRLLGIDAGYENPDIGDAALAARSAAEQRVMLSRDRGLLRRRELWAGAYIYSHRPAEQLRDVLSRFAPPLAPWTRCTACNGLLRDAEKTAVQERIEHGTEHSYDAFAQCEDCGQVYWRGAHHARLDEIVAGALREFGGPQGQHAA; this is encoded by the coding sequence GTGGACAGACCGGAGATCTCCCTCAGCCTCGCCCCCGAGTTGCACGTCTTCGTCCCCGCCAAGCGGCGGAGCGGATTCGGCCCGGTGCGCACCGACGGCGTCTCGACGCTCGGACATGTGGTGGAGTCCATCGGGGTCCCGCTCACCGAGGTCGGCCGACTGGTCGTGGACGGACGCGAGGTGCAGACCGGTCACATCCCCGCCGCCGGCGAGGCGGTGACCGTGCACGGCGTGGTCCGGCCGCAGCCGCTGCCCGGGCCGGCCCGCTTCCTGCTCGACATCCATCTCGGCACCCTGGTACGGCGCTTGCGACTGCTGGGCATCGACGCCGGCTACGAGAACCCCGACATCGGCGACGCGGCGCTGGCCGCCCGCTCCGCCGCCGAGCAGCGGGTGATGCTCTCCCGGGACCGGGGCCTGCTGCGCCGCCGCGAACTCTGGGCCGGCGCGTACATCTACAGCCACCGCCCGGCGGAGCAGCTGCGGGACGTGCTGTCGCGCTTCGCTCCCCCGCTGGCGCCGTGGACCCGCTGCACCGCCTGCAACGGGCTGCTGCGGGACGCCGAGAAGACGGCGGTGCAGGAGCGGATCGAGCACGGCACCGAGCACTCCTACGACGCCTTCGCCCAGTGCGAGGACTGCGGGCAGGTCTACTGGCGCGGGGCGCACCACGCGCGGCTGGACGAGATCGTGGCCGGGGCGCTGCGCGAGTTCGGCGGACCGCAGGGGCAGCACGCCGCCTGA
- a CDS encoding NUDIX domain-containing protein — translation MGRIEYLNDPGAPRANTLIPASNLLVVNDGGEILLQRRRDTGQWALPGGAQDIGETAGQCAVRECLEETGVLAEVTGFLGVYSDPHHIVAYTDGEIRQQYENAYIGRPLGGEPTVNDEADGVRWVHPEHLGALDIHPSMRRQIGDYLSGNYPYLG, via the coding sequence GTGGGCAGGATCGAGTACCTCAACGACCCCGGCGCCCCCAGGGCCAACACCCTCATCCCGGCCAGCAACCTGCTGGTGGTCAACGACGGCGGCGAGATCCTGCTCCAGCGGCGCCGGGACACCGGCCAGTGGGCGCTGCCCGGGGGCGCTCAGGACATCGGCGAGACCGCAGGTCAGTGCGCGGTACGCGAGTGCCTGGAGGAGACCGGGGTCCTTGCCGAGGTCACCGGCTTCCTCGGGGTCTACTCCGACCCTCACCACATCGTTGCCTACACCGACGGCGAGATCCGCCAGCAGTACGAGAACGCCTACATCGGCAGGCCGCTGGGTGGCGAACCGACCGTCAACGACGAGGCGGACGGCGTGCGCTGGGTGCACCCCGAGCACCTGGGCGCCCTCGACATCCACCCGAGCATGCGCCGGCAGATCGGCGACTACCTCAGCGGGAACTACCCCTACCTCGGCTGA
- a CDS encoding helix-turn-helix domain-containing protein encodes MTTDFQRARESLGARLRELRTEAGLSGREMGRRLEWPPSKVSKLETGKQTPAPSDLEAWARAVGNADAGAELKGRLRGLETSYRSWRRQLTTGHRARQDEALVEQRAAGTIRAYESSVVPGIFQTPDYARHLLIHNAELRQTPRDTEAAVRARMKRQELLYEPNHMFRALIWEGALRVLPCPVDVMMGQLDRLAGLIGMSTVTLGIVPFGASMTVTPRHGFWIYDERLVIVETINAEMWLDDSDDIALYGRVWDRLDQVAVYGRAAQRLISLARSGLETL; translated from the coding sequence GTGACGACTGACTTTCAGCGTGCTCGGGAGTCCCTCGGTGCGCGGCTGCGGGAGCTGCGCACCGAGGCCGGCCTCAGCGGGCGTGAGATGGGGCGCCGCCTGGAGTGGCCCCCGTCGAAGGTTTCCAAGCTGGAGACCGGCAAGCAGACGCCCGCCCCGTCCGACCTTGAGGCGTGGGCGCGGGCCGTCGGGAACGCGGATGCCGGCGCCGAGCTTAAGGGGCGTCTGCGCGGGCTGGAGACAAGCTATCGGTCCTGGCGCAGGCAGCTCACCACAGGCCATCGGGCCCGCCAGGACGAAGCGCTGGTTGAGCAGCGTGCGGCTGGGACGATCCGCGCATACGAGTCGTCCGTTGTCCCGGGGATCTTCCAGACCCCCGACTACGCTCGTCATCTGCTGATCCACAACGCTGAGCTGCGTCAGACGCCACGGGACACGGAGGCGGCGGTTCGCGCCAGGATGAAGCGGCAGGAACTGCTGTACGAACCGAACCACATGTTCCGGGCTCTGATCTGGGAGGGCGCGCTGCGGGTCCTGCCATGCCCGGTCGACGTCATGATGGGCCAGTTGGACCGCCTGGCCGGCCTGATCGGCATGAGCACGGTGACATTGGGAATCGTGCCGTTCGGCGCATCCATGACTGTCACGCCGCGACATGGATTCTGGATCTATGACGAACGCCTTGTGATCGTGGAGACGATCAACGCTGAGATGTGGTTGGACGACTCGGACGACATCGCGCTGTACGGACGCGTCTGGGACCGCCTCGACCAGGTGGCCGTGTACGGCCGTGCTGCACAGCGTCTGATCTCCCTGGCGCGGTCCGGCTTGGAGACATTGTGA
- a CDS encoding GNAT family N-acetyltransferase produces the protein MYPVLRTSARLRLSEFSVSDAAAVQAVYGSPAVTEHLSFEARSPEQVTALVNGWTATAGQEPRTEYALAVREADRGPLIGVLRLATDPHQQRAATVGFALRPDAWGKGLGTETLRLGLALAFEDLGLHRVWAARAPLNTASEKTLLAAGFQQEGVIREHVHTRGAWRDSVVYGIVESEWIVGR, from the coding sequence ATGTACCCCGTCCTGCGCACGTCAGCGCGCCTGCGACTGTCCGAGTTCTCCGTCTCGGACGCCGCAGCCGTGCAAGCCGTCTACGGCAGCCCGGCGGTGACCGAGCATCTGTCGTTCGAGGCGCGTTCACCGGAGCAGGTCACCGCCCTGGTGAACGGCTGGACGGCCACGGCTGGACAAGAACCGCGTACCGAGTACGCCCTGGCCGTGCGCGAGGCTGACCGAGGACCGCTGATCGGTGTGCTGCGCCTGGCCACCGACCCGCATCAGCAGCGTGCCGCCACCGTCGGGTTCGCGCTGCGCCCCGATGCCTGGGGCAAGGGACTCGGCACCGAGACACTGCGCCTCGGCCTTGCCCTCGCATTCGAGGACCTGGGGCTGCACCGGGTCTGGGCGGCGCGGGCCCCGCTCAACACGGCGTCGGAGAAGACGCTGCTCGCGGCGGGGTTCCAGCAGGAGGGCGTCATCCGCGAGCACGTCCACACCAGAGGCGCGTGGCGGGACTCCGTGGTCTACGGCATCGTGGAATCCGAATGGATCGTCGGCCGGTAA
- a CDS encoding DUF6875 domain-containing protein produces MADEALAWLHEYVAQPHPQIGREGSVCPFVEPSLAGGSLRLERWPVGGAATPEELRAVVDRMVEVFEPGDWGAPNPTLRALVVVLDGLTPDRHTQLDRLQLTAKPDLVARGLMLGQFHPRCNDRAPRNPDFPVSRAPLPMLAIRHMAFHDVLFLHGDPQLFGCYRERFGSRYAQGGVPDPLFTELFQAASSRWPLDAADEESR; encoded by the coding sequence GTGGCGGACGAAGCCCTCGCCTGGCTCCATGAGTACGTCGCCCAACCGCACCCGCAGATCGGCCGTGAGGGATCGGTCTGCCCGTTCGTGGAACCCTCACTGGCCGGGGGCTCGCTCCGGCTGGAGCGCTGGCCGGTCGGCGGCGCCGCCACGCCGGAGGAGTTGCGCGCCGTGGTCGACCGGATGGTGGAGGTCTTCGAACCCGGTGACTGGGGCGCGCCCAACCCGACCCTGCGCGCGCTGGTGGTCGTCCTGGACGGGCTCACCCCCGACCGGCACACCCAGCTCGACCGGCTGCAGCTGACGGCCAAACCGGACCTGGTGGCCCGTGGCCTGATGCTGGGCCAGTTCCATCCTCGCTGCAACGACCGCGCGCCCCGCAACCCGGACTTCCCGGTCTCCCGCGCACCGCTGCCGATGCTGGCCATACGTCACATGGCCTTCCACGACGTGCTCTTCCTGCACGGAGACCCGCAGCTCTTCGGCTGCTACCGCGAGCGCTTCGGCTCCCGCTACGCCCAGGGCGGCGTGCCCGATCCGCTGTTCACCGAACTGTTCCAGGCCGCCAGCTCGCGCTGGCCGCTCGACGCCGCCGACGAGGAATCCCGATGA
- a CDS encoding NUDIX domain-containing protein: protein MPSRIDYYDDPAAPAANSRVPAVNVIVTDNRGRILMIRRTDNGNWAVPGGAIDLGESMVQAAVRETLEETGVECAITGLAGVYTDPRHVIHYTSDDEVRQEFSLVLTARPTGGAPRTSGESSQVRWVEPDDLPGLTMDRSMRLRLEHHLRSDGHPHLG from the coding sequence ATGCCGAGCCGGATCGACTACTACGACGACCCCGCCGCCCCCGCTGCGAACAGCAGGGTTCCGGCCGTCAATGTCATCGTCACCGACAATCGGGGACGCATCCTGATGATCCGTCGGACCGACAACGGTAACTGGGCCGTGCCCGGGGGCGCGATCGACCTCGGCGAGTCCATGGTCCAGGCCGCAGTACGGGAGACGCTGGAGGAGACCGGCGTCGAGTGCGCGATCACCGGGCTGGCCGGCGTCTACACCGATCCCAGGCACGTGATCCACTACACCAGCGACGACGAGGTCCGTCAGGAGTTCTCCCTCGTCCTGACCGCCCGGCCCACCGGTGGGGCGCCTCGCACCAGTGGGGAGTCCAGCCAGGTGCGCTGGGTGGAACCCGATGACCTGCCCGGCCTCACCATGGACCGCTCCATGCGCCTGCGGCTGGAGCACCACCTCCGCAGCGACGGGCACCCCCACCTCGGTTGA
- a CDS encoding phosphocholine-specific phospholipase C, which translates to MGSSEASSQLGRRRFLQLGGGGAAAAAGLTMFPPAIAKAMAMPAISRTKSIKDVQHVVILMQENRSFDHYFGTLRGVRGYADPRPDLLPSGKPVFHQPTASIKMPRYQGRNLPAGETEVLPWYINPSVTTEYTAGTDHGWASGHQAWNDGRWDSWVTQKQDVLTMGYLKRQDLQYHFALAEAFTIGDAYHCSVHADTLPNRICLWTGTTDPRNVYGKTKLNGPATDERDGTDGYTWTTYAEQLEQAGVSWKVYQGGSGVAGQPTDNFTDNSLMMFHNFQPDDGADPNSPLVQKGASDHTLVEFADDVKNGTLPQVTWIVPPAMYSEHPSSSPTNGAYYINLVLEALTSDPKVWGSTVLLLDYDENDGLFDHVVPPVPTLNSTPNGEGMVSGSLVASLADEFMDMDNFPWTSPAGTLGPGGLQPIGLGPRVPMIAISPWSRGGYVCSETFDHTSVLRFLEKRFGVRSPYISDWRRSVCGDLTSMFDFECKSNAAPPQFKVPAPISSQGLPYSVGMPQAMPVQETGTRPARPLGYRALVNEGTRSAGALHLTLQNHGRIGAAFHIADRINTSAAPRRYTVAGGDALRDVWNLAPGAGYQLAAYGPNGSYYEFQGQEGDGLLVEFDHQGKDHVRVRIQNLGKGRRTVQLANAYQRGGKAQATRVLRGHDSIEYTWQTGGQGNWYDVRVTALDGASFVRRYAGHLENGEASISDPGPLQK; encoded by the coding sequence ATGGGCTCCTCGGAAGCTTCTTCCCAGCTCGGCCGTCGTAGGTTCCTCCAGCTCGGAGGGGGTGGCGCGGCTGCTGCCGCCGGGCTGACGATGTTTCCGCCCGCCATCGCCAAGGCGATGGCGATGCCGGCGATCTCGCGCACAAAGTCGATCAAGGACGTCCAGCACGTCGTGATCCTGATGCAGGAGAACCGCTCCTTCGACCACTACTTCGGCACCCTGCGCGGGGTGCGCGGCTACGCGGACCCGCGTCCCGACCTGCTGCCCAGCGGCAAGCCGGTGTTCCACCAGCCGACCGCGTCCATCAAGATGCCGCGCTACCAGGGCCGCAATCTGCCGGCCGGCGAGACGGAGGTGCTGCCCTGGTACATCAACCCGAGCGTCACCACCGAGTACACCGCCGGCACCGACCACGGCTGGGCCAGTGGCCACCAGGCGTGGAACGACGGCCGCTGGGACTCCTGGGTCACCCAGAAGCAGGACGTCCTGACGATGGGCTACCTCAAGCGCCAGGACCTCCAGTACCACTTCGCCCTGGCGGAGGCCTTCACCATCGGCGACGCCTACCACTGTTCGGTGCACGCCGACACCCTCCCCAACCGGATCTGTCTGTGGACCGGCACCACGGACCCGCGCAACGTCTACGGGAAGACCAAGCTCAACGGCCCCGCCACGGACGAGCGCGACGGGACCGACGGCTACACCTGGACCACCTACGCCGAGCAGCTGGAGCAGGCCGGCGTCAGCTGGAAGGTCTACCAGGGCGGCAGCGGCGTCGCCGGGCAGCCCACGGACAACTTCACCGACAACTCGTTGATGATGTTCCACAACTTCCAGCCCGACGACGGGGCCGACCCCAACAGCCCGCTGGTGCAGAAGGGCGCGTCCGACCACACCCTGGTCGAGTTCGCCGACGACGTGAAGAACGGCACCCTGCCGCAGGTCACCTGGATCGTCCCGCCGGCGATGTACTCCGAGCACCCGTCCTCCTCGCCCACCAACGGCGCGTACTACATCAACCTGGTGCTGGAGGCCCTGACTTCCGACCCCAAGGTGTGGGGGAGCACGGTCCTGCTGCTCGACTACGACGAGAACGACGGACTGTTCGACCACGTCGTCCCGCCGGTGCCGACGCTGAACAGCACGCCCAACGGCGAGGGCATGGTCTCCGGCTCGCTGGTGGCCAGCCTGGCCGACGAGTTCATGGACATGGACAACTTCCCCTGGACCAGCCCGGCCGGAACGCTCGGCCCCGGGGGACTGCAGCCGATCGGCCTCGGCCCGCGCGTGCCGATGATCGCCATCTCGCCCTGGTCGCGCGGCGGTTACGTCTGCTCGGAGACCTTCGACCACACCTCGGTGCTGCGCTTCCTGGAGAAGCGCTTCGGCGTCCGCTCGCCTTACATCAGCGACTGGCGCCGCTCCGTCTGCGGTGACCTGACCTCGATGTTCGACTTCGAGTGCAAGTCCAATGCCGCGCCCCCGCAGTTCAAGGTCCCCGCCCCGATCTCCAGCCAGGGCCTGCCCTACAGCGTCGGGATGCCGCAGGCGATGCCGGTGCAGGAGACCGGCACCCGTCCGGCCCGTCCACTCGGCTACCGGGCGCTGGTCAACGAGGGCACGCGCAGCGCCGGTGCGCTGCACCTGACGCTGCAGAACCACGGGCGGATCGGCGCGGCCTTCCACATCGCCGACCGGATCAACACGTCCGCCGCGCCCCGTCGTTACACCGTCGCCGGCGGCGACGCGCTGCGGGACGTGTGGAACCTGGCCCCCGGTGCCGGCTACCAGCTCGCCGCCTACGGGCCGAACGGCAGCTACTACGAGTTCCAGGGCCAGGAGGGCGACGGCCTGCTGGTGGAGTTCGACCACCAGGGCAAGGACCATGTCCGGGTGCGCATTCAGAACCTCGGCAAGGGTCGGCGCACGGTGCAGCTCGCCAACGCCTACCAGCGGGGCGGGAAGGCGCAGGCCACCCGGGTGCTCCGGGGCCACGACAGCATCGAGTACACCTGGCAGACCGGTGGCCAGGGCAACTGGTACGACGTCAGGGTGACGGCGCTGGACGGCGCTTCGTTCGTCCGCCGCTACGCCGGACACCTGGAGAACGGCGAGGCCAGCATCAGCGACCCGGGCCCGCTGCAGAAGTGA
- a CDS encoding cupin domain-containing protein, whose product MTITSELTSMPAPAAPLDLSPPSRATAVSRSDIRAITSVEVNGETHLLGEHRDFRRNQALSAFLPEHGRFSPAWVRLRNGERLEVHQHPTKSMVMVCRGSVRFIGDDERQLTEGDTVCIPAGARHGFATAPGEEFHGLSVQFEGAGLYEDETAPRVRYADAGSAAGAGAERGSFAELQRLGAERLRRYAERHPLFRPFDDGRIANDPRMRERFLSALYVWSVYFQRMLYARQSVCTDPVLRELYADHLREEFGHDVLLRERHGVTETVYDPALEAAGNWFLMQMHGADEAAKIVIVHLVVESSCQVFGERTAPAFADRTADTTSYFELHAEVDEDHSELGMDHLRSLAPEQFPALMRVCNQAWDQLELAHERIAAYLLG is encoded by the coding sequence ATGACCATCACCAGCGAGCTGACCTCCATGCCTGCCCCGGCCGCACCGCTCGACCTGTCGCCGCCGTCCCGGGCCACGGCCGTGTCGCGTTCGGACATCCGCGCCATCACCAGCGTCGAGGTGAACGGTGAGACCCACCTGCTGGGCGAGCACCGCGACTTCCGCCGGAACCAGGCGCTGTCCGCGTTCCTGCCCGAGCACGGCCGGTTCTCGCCGGCCTGGGTCCGGCTGCGCAACGGCGAGCGCCTCGAAGTCCACCAGCACCCGACCAAGTCGATGGTCATGGTCTGCCGTGGCTCGGTGCGCTTCATCGGCGACGACGAGCGGCAGTTGACCGAGGGCGACACCGTCTGCATCCCGGCCGGGGCCCGGCACGGCTTCGCGACCGCGCCGGGAGAGGAGTTCCACGGCCTGTCGGTCCAGTTCGAGGGGGCCGGCCTCTACGAGGACGAGACCGCCCCCCGGGTGCGGTACGCCGACGCGGGCTCCGCCGCCGGTGCCGGTGCCGAGCGGGGCTCCTTCGCGGAGCTGCAGCGGCTCGGCGCGGAGCGGCTGCGCCGCTATGCCGAGCGGCACCCGCTGTTCCGGCCCTTCGACGACGGCCGGATCGCGAACGACCCGCGGATGCGCGAGCGCTTCCTCTCGGCGCTCTACGTCTGGTCGGTCTACTTCCAGCGGATGCTCTACGCCCGGCAGTCGGTCTGCACCGACCCGGTGCTGCGCGAGCTCTACGCCGACCACCTGCGCGAGGAGTTCGGCCACGACGTGCTGCTGCGCGAGCGGCACGGGGTCACCGAGACGGTCTACGACCCGGCGCTGGAGGCGGCCGGGAACTGGTTCCTGATGCAGATGCACGGCGCGGACGAGGCCGCGAAGATCGTGATCGTGCACCTGGTGGTGGAGTCCAGCTGCCAGGTCTTCGGCGAGCGCACCGCCCCCGCCTTCGCCGACCGCACGGCCGACACCACCTCCTACTTCGAGCTGCACGCCGAGGTGGACGAGGACCACAGCGAGCTGGGCATGGACCACCTGCGCAGCCTCGCCCCGGAGCAGTTCCCGGCGCTGATGCGGGTCTGCAACCAGGCCTGGGACCAGCTGGAGCTCGCCCACGAGCGCATCGCCGCGTACCTGCTCGGCTGA
- a CDS encoding tryptophan 2,3-dioxygenase produces the protein MTQPTPRTSTLPAPDLGRSSDAERSARAASTGGCPVLSFEGPSTPYIDYQSIDVLLSLQQPRSDAPAELPFYVMGQVKELLFKLIYEELRRIRAELDEDRIGAAVWSLRRLRRVVELLTGTWDVLGTLAPTEFNAFRDHLGDASGLQSYMYRMVEYALGNKQPALAAPHDGVPAVRAQVEQALRAPSVYDAAVALLARQGAEIDPGTLLRDPAGPRPDCPTVERAWAEVYRELSPADPLFQLAEGLVDLAEGMSRWRALHLLTVERTIGSKPGTGGSSGVAWLRRVSEHRFFPELWTARCLL, from the coding sequence ATGACCCAGCCCACGCCCCGGACGTCCACCCTCCCCGCGCCCGACCTCGGCCGCTCCAGCGACGCCGAGCGCTCGGCGCGGGCCGCGTCCACCGGCGGCTGCCCGGTGCTGAGCTTCGAGGGGCCGAGCACCCCCTACATCGACTACCAGAGCATCGACGTGCTGCTCTCGCTCCAGCAGCCGCGCTCGGATGCCCCCGCCGAACTGCCGTTCTATGTCATGGGCCAGGTCAAGGAGTTGCTGTTCAAGCTGATCTACGAGGAACTCCGCCGGATCCGGGCCGAGTTGGACGAGGACCGGATCGGCGCGGCGGTCTGGTCGCTGCGCCGGCTGCGGCGCGTGGTCGAACTGCTCACCGGCACCTGGGACGTGCTCGGCACGCTCGCGCCGACCGAGTTCAACGCCTTCCGCGACCACCTCGGCGACGCCTCCGGACTGCAGTCCTACATGTACCGCATGGTCGAGTACGCCCTCGGCAACAAGCAGCCCGCCCTGGCCGCGCCGCACGACGGGGTGCCGGCGGTCCGCGCGCAGGTCGAGCAGGCGCTGCGGGCGCCCAGCGTCTACGACGCGGCCGTCGCGCTGCTCGCCCGGCAGGGCGCGGAGATCGACCCCGGCACCCTGCTGCGCGACCCGGCCGGACCCCGACCCGACTGCCCGACGGTCGAGCGCGCCTGGGCCGAGGTCTACCGCGAGCTCTCCCCTGCCGATCCGCTGTTCCAACTGGCCGAGGGCCTGGTCGACCTGGCCGAGGGGATGTCCCGCTGGCGCGCCCTGCACCTGCTCACCGTGGAGCGGACGATCGGGAGCAAGCCCGGAACCGGCGGCAGCAGCGGCGTGGCCTGGCTACGCCGGGTCAGCGAGCACCGCTTCTTCCCCGAGCTGTGGACGGCCCGCTGCCTGCTGTGA